Within Desulfurellaceae bacterium, the genomic segment TGAAGCTTGCCCAGGCCCCCGGCAATGTGCTGCTGCCCAAAGAGCGCACCGGGCTTCAGAGAGATGCGATCCTGAATGTGTCTCAGCTCATCACCCTCGACAAGGCATTGCTGACCGAACGGATAGGCAAACTGCGGCCCAAACACCTGCGGGAGCTGGAGGCAGGCTTGCGTCTTGTTCTCGCGCTGTGACACACGAGGAGAAACCGTATGC encodes:
- a CDS encoding type II toxin-antitoxin system PemK/MazF family toxin, which produces MVMRRGEIWWASLPEPSGSMPGYRRPVVLIQSDVFTASRIRTVLAATLTSNVKLAQAPGNVLLPKERTGLQRDAILNVSQLITLDKALLTERIGKLRPKHLRELEAGLRLVLAL